The proteins below are encoded in one region of Styela clava chromosome 4, kaStyClav1.hap1.2, whole genome shotgun sequence:
- the LOC120326820 gene encoding somatostatin receptor type 2-like isoform X3 translates to MYNTTMSLETSSGNSTLFDNVGEEHGPDIIVVVLLLIVFIIGIIGNFLAILVIVVLAEYKKVLTHWYVLQLAIADTIFLLTIPFRVAHNLNTDWRFPNWICKATETMFYLNYYSSVSFLVIMSIDRYIAICHRFSVRLNKLRTKCATHLITSTVWILSILICIPVMLYTNPTGTLPNCRCEFMAVDANIEEEMCARRFIQQPIEFKECVEEQNLLFHKACLTTQEELKHNHSAMNFTTPNPACHYRDRPPSFRAFIFLNFIVFFIIPVIIMSVCYSLIAVRMRTSRIKSTYSSTRSKESIPNPVCRQKRSKSIVSVRDSKNRNRVTTMCVSLVLLFLFCWFPFHAVHMARMNGINGGTEQYCQNLFDVALLIAYFSVSSHSALNPCLYNFIGARTKNRLSSAASSVRKSVRQRSTRSRSSFSASCTYHNSNRTRISADTNICDNNGGRIEQQVVMNLTDSRKELPASTDIANSHGSQSV, encoded by the exons ATGTATAATACGACAATGAGTTTGGAAACATCATCGGGAAATTCAACGCTTTTTGACAATGTTGGTGAGGAACATGGTCCAGATATCATTGTGGTCGTTCTCTTGTTGATCGTATTTATAATCGGAATCATCGGAAATTTTTTGGCAATATTGGTTATCGTTGTGTTGGCGGAATATAAAAAAGTCCTCACTCACTG GTACGTTCTTCAGCTCGCAATTGCTGACACAATATTTCTTCTGACGATACCATTCCGAGTTGCTCACAATCTGAACACAGACTGGAGATTTCCTAATTGGATATGTAAAGCTACGGAAACGATGTTTTACCTGAATTATTATTCTTCGGTCTCTTTTCTTGTA ATAATGAGTATTGATCGATACATCGCTATTTGTCATCGATTCTCAGTTAGATTGAACAAGTTACGAACAAAATGTGCAACTCATTTGATAACTTCGACAGTCTGGATATTAAGTATATTAATTTGCATCCCTGTAATGTTATATACAAACCCAACCGGAACACTTCCAAACTGCAGATGCGA GTTCATGGCAGTTGATGCTAATATAGAAGAAGAAATGTGTGCTCGTAGATTTATTCAACAACCTATTGAATTCAAAGAATGTGTTGAAGAACAGAACTTATTGTTCCACAAAGCTTGTTTAACAACACAGGAAGAACTTAAGCACAATCACTCGGCTATGAATTTCACAACACCAAATCCAGCATGTCATTATCGTGATCGACCTCCTTCATTTAGAGCTTTTATTTTCCTCAACTTCATAGTCTTCTTCATCATTCCTGTAATT ATAATGTCAGTGTGTTACAGTCTGATTGCGGTTCGTATGAGGACGAGTCGGATTAAAAGTACATATTCAAGTACAAGGAGTAAAGAGTCAATTCCGAATCCTGTTTGTCGACAAAAACGATCAAAATCAATCGTTAGTGTGAGAGATAGCAAAAACCGAAACCGTGTGACTACAATGTGTGTTTCATTGGttcttttgtttcttttttgttgGTTTCCGTTTCACGCAGTCCACATGGCAAGAATGAATGGAATTAATGGAGGAACA GAACAATATTGCCAGAATTTATTTGACGTGGCTCTGTTGATAGCATACTTTTCTGTTAGTTCTCATTCGGCATTAAATCCGTGTTTGTATAATTTCATTGGAGCAAGAACAAAAAACAGATTGAG TTCTGCTGCATCTTCAGTTAGGAAATCAGTGAGACAGCGATCAACCAGATCAAGATCAAGTTTTTCAGCGTCATGTACTTATCATAATTCGAATCGAACCAGAAT AAGCGCAGATACCAACATATGTGACAACAATGGAGGACGTATCGAACAACAAGTTGTGATGAACTTGACGGATTCAAGAAAAGAGTTGCCCGCATCTACAGACATTGCAAACAGCCACGGTTCACAGTCAGTTTGA
- the LOC120326820 gene encoding nociceptin receptor-like isoform X1, giving the protein MWLASGALLPVELPVIYEEDNYSIDSPNIFYFVDEEFTKSKPHNLKEATRATLTSTVELLLTTMYNTTMSLETSSGNSTLFDNVGEEHGPDIIVVVLLLIVFIIGIIGNFLAILVIVVLAEYKKVLTHWYVLQLAIADTIFLLTIPFRVAHNLNTDWRFPNWICKATETMFYLNYYSSVSFLVIMSIDRYIAICHRFSVRLNKLRTKCATHLITSTVWILSILICIPVMLYTNPTGTLPNCRCEFMAVDANIEEEMCARRFIQQPIEFKECVEEQNLLFHKACLTTQEELKHNHSAMNFTTPNPACHYRDRPPSFRAFIFLNFIVFFIIPVIIMSVCYSLIAVRMRTSRIKSTYSSTRSKESIPNPVCRQKRSKSIVSVRDSKNRNRVTTMCVSLVLLFLFCWFPFHAVHMARMNGINGGTEQYCQNLFDVALLIAYFSVSSHSALNPCLYNFIGARTKNRLSSAASSVRKSVRQRSTRSRSSFSASCTYHNSNRTRISADTNICDNNGGRIEQQVVMNLTDSRKELPASTDIANSHGSQSV; this is encoded by the exons ATGTGGCTTGCTAGTGGAGCATTATTACCAGTAG AACTTCCAGTCATATATGAAGAGGATAATTATTCAATTGATTCTCCTAATatcttttattttgtcgacgaaGAATTTACTAAATCAAAACCACACAATTTGAAAGAAGCAACTCGAGCAACGTTGACTTCAACTGTTGAATTATTGCTAACCA CGATGTATAATACGACAATGAGTTTGGAAACATCATCGGGAAATTCAACGCTTTTTGACAATGTTGGTGAGGAACATGGTCCAGATATCATTGTGGTCGTTCTCTTGTTGATCGTATTTATAATCGGAATCATCGGAAATTTTTTGGCAATATTGGTTATCGTTGTGTTGGCGGAATATAAAAAAGTCCTCACTCACTG GTACGTTCTTCAGCTCGCAATTGCTGACACAATATTTCTTCTGACGATACCATTCCGAGTTGCTCACAATCTGAACACAGACTGGAGATTTCCTAATTGGATATGTAAAGCTACGGAAACGATGTTTTACCTGAATTATTATTCTTCGGTCTCTTTTCTTGTA ATAATGAGTATTGATCGATACATCGCTATTTGTCATCGATTCTCAGTTAGATTGAACAAGTTACGAACAAAATGTGCAACTCATTTGATAACTTCGACAGTCTGGATATTAAGTATATTAATTTGCATCCCTGTAATGTTATATACAAACCCAACCGGAACACTTCCAAACTGCAGATGCGA GTTCATGGCAGTTGATGCTAATATAGAAGAAGAAATGTGTGCTCGTAGATTTATTCAACAACCTATTGAATTCAAAGAATGTGTTGAAGAACAGAACTTATTGTTCCACAAAGCTTGTTTAACAACACAGGAAGAACTTAAGCACAATCACTCGGCTATGAATTTCACAACACCAAATCCAGCATGTCATTATCGTGATCGACCTCCTTCATTTAGAGCTTTTATTTTCCTCAACTTCATAGTCTTCTTCATCATTCCTGTAATT ATAATGTCAGTGTGTTACAGTCTGATTGCGGTTCGTATGAGGACGAGTCGGATTAAAAGTACATATTCAAGTACAAGGAGTAAAGAGTCAATTCCGAATCCTGTTTGTCGACAAAAACGATCAAAATCAATCGTTAGTGTGAGAGATAGCAAAAACCGAAACCGTGTGACTACAATGTGTGTTTCATTGGttcttttgtttcttttttgttgGTTTCCGTTTCACGCAGTCCACATGGCAAGAATGAATGGAATTAATGGAGGAACA GAACAATATTGCCAGAATTTATTTGACGTGGCTCTGTTGATAGCATACTTTTCTGTTAGTTCTCATTCGGCATTAAATCCGTGTTTGTATAATTTCATTGGAGCAAGAACAAAAAACAGATTGAG TTCTGCTGCATCTTCAGTTAGGAAATCAGTGAGACAGCGATCAACCAGATCAAGATCAAGTTTTTCAGCGTCATGTACTTATCATAATTCGAATCGAACCAGAAT AAGCGCAGATACCAACATATGTGACAACAATGGAGGACGTATCGAACAACAAGTTGTGATGAACTTGACGGATTCAAGAAAAGAGTTGCCCGCATCTACAGACATTGCAAACAGCCACGGTTCACAGTCAGTTTGA
- the LOC144421904 gene encoding uncharacterized protein LOC144421904, with protein MKILIVGFLKTGTKSMCQALRILGYNVSDAGRNFEELYGYWMKFLQGKGNVEDLRKMFRGYDATSDTLAIAYWKEFLKAFPDIKLILTIRNDKYECAKSFINQYTKYNESAFSFPLSVLSLKARRWWDLERESIAKFCKPPFEIKGYEICKKIPILDQDQYAKYYKDHNNDVLENAPREQLLIFNVKEGWDPVCRFLGHELPDVPFPHENKNGSITANSLKHASYVKEMYTEMYITFALLALVITIVAAYLWY; from the exons ATGAAGATTCTAATTGTTGGTTTTTTGAAAACTGGGACCAAAAGTATGTGTCAAGCATTAAGAATTCTGGGCTACAATGTATCGGATGCTGGAAGAAACTTTGAGGAGTTATATGGATATTGGATGAAATTTTTGCAAGGCAAAGGAAACGTTGAAGATTTACGTAAAATGTTTAGAGGTTACGACGCTACAAGTGACACGTTAGCTATAGCGTATTGGAAAGAGTTTCTCAAAGCATTTCCAGACATTAAG TTGATTCTCACTATACGCAACGATAAATACGAATGTGCGAAGTCATTCATCAACCAATATACCAAGTACAATGAATCGGCATTTTCATTCCCACTTTCCGTCTTATCGTTGAAGGCTAGACGTTGGTGGGACCTGGAAAGAGAATCTA ttgcaAAATTCTGCAAACCGCCTTTCGAGATAAAAGGAtatgaaatatgtaaaaaaattcCCATTCTGGACCAAGatcaatatgcaaaatattacaaagatCACAATAACGATGTGCTAGAG AATGCACCTCGGGAACAATTGCTCATTTTCAATGTTAAAGAAGGCTGGGATCCAGTATGCCGGTTCTTGGGGCACGAATTACCAGATGTGCCGTTTCCACATGAAAATAAGAATGGATCGATAACTGCAAACAGTCTAAAACATGCTTCGTATGTGAAAGAAATGTACACCGAAATGTATATTACTTTCGCATTATTAGCTTTGGTCATTACCATTGTTGCTGCGTATTTGTGGTATTAA
- the LOC120326820 gene encoding somatostatin receptor type 2-like isoform X2, with protein sequence MWLASGALLPVELPVIYEEDNYSIDSPNIFYFVDEEFTKSKPHNLKEATRATLTSTVELLLTTMYNTTMSLETSSGNSTLFDNVGEEHGPDIIVVVLLLIVFIIGIIGNFLAILVIVVLAEYKKVLTHWYVLQLAIADTIFLLTIPFRVAHNLNTDWRFPNWICKATETMFYLNYYSSVSFLVIMSIDRYIAICHRFSVRLNKLRTKCATHLITSTVWILSILICIPVMLYTNPTGTLPNCRCEFMAVDANIEEEMCARRFIQQPIEFKECVEEQNLLFHKACLTTQEELKHNHSAMNFTTPNPACHYRDRPPSFRAFIFLNFIVFFIIPVIIMSVCYSLIAVRMRTSRIKSTYSSTRSKESIPNPVCRQKRSKSIVSVRDSKNRNRVTTMCVSLVLLFLFCWFPFHAVHMARMNGINGGTEQYCQNLFDVALLIAYFSVSSHSALNPCLYNFIGARTKNRLSSAASSVRKSVRQRSTRSRSSFSASCTYHNSNRTRIYQHM encoded by the exons ATGTGGCTTGCTAGTGGAGCATTATTACCAGTAG AACTTCCAGTCATATATGAAGAGGATAATTATTCAATTGATTCTCCTAATatcttttattttgtcgacgaaGAATTTACTAAATCAAAACCACACAATTTGAAAGAAGCAACTCGAGCAACGTTGACTTCAACTGTTGAATTATTGCTAACCA CGATGTATAATACGACAATGAGTTTGGAAACATCATCGGGAAATTCAACGCTTTTTGACAATGTTGGTGAGGAACATGGTCCAGATATCATTGTGGTCGTTCTCTTGTTGATCGTATTTATAATCGGAATCATCGGAAATTTTTTGGCAATATTGGTTATCGTTGTGTTGGCGGAATATAAAAAAGTCCTCACTCACTG GTACGTTCTTCAGCTCGCAATTGCTGACACAATATTTCTTCTGACGATACCATTCCGAGTTGCTCACAATCTGAACACAGACTGGAGATTTCCTAATTGGATATGTAAAGCTACGGAAACGATGTTTTACCTGAATTATTATTCTTCGGTCTCTTTTCTTGTA ATAATGAGTATTGATCGATACATCGCTATTTGTCATCGATTCTCAGTTAGATTGAACAAGTTACGAACAAAATGTGCAACTCATTTGATAACTTCGACAGTCTGGATATTAAGTATATTAATTTGCATCCCTGTAATGTTATATACAAACCCAACCGGAACACTTCCAAACTGCAGATGCGA GTTCATGGCAGTTGATGCTAATATAGAAGAAGAAATGTGTGCTCGTAGATTTATTCAACAACCTATTGAATTCAAAGAATGTGTTGAAGAACAGAACTTATTGTTCCACAAAGCTTGTTTAACAACACAGGAAGAACTTAAGCACAATCACTCGGCTATGAATTTCACAACACCAAATCCAGCATGTCATTATCGTGATCGACCTCCTTCATTTAGAGCTTTTATTTTCCTCAACTTCATAGTCTTCTTCATCATTCCTGTAATT ATAATGTCAGTGTGTTACAGTCTGATTGCGGTTCGTATGAGGACGAGTCGGATTAAAAGTACATATTCAAGTACAAGGAGTAAAGAGTCAATTCCGAATCCTGTTTGTCGACAAAAACGATCAAAATCAATCGTTAGTGTGAGAGATAGCAAAAACCGAAACCGTGTGACTACAATGTGTGTTTCATTGGttcttttgtttcttttttgttgGTTTCCGTTTCACGCAGTCCACATGGCAAGAATGAATGGAATTAATGGAGGAACA GAACAATATTGCCAGAATTTATTTGACGTGGCTCTGTTGATAGCATACTTTTCTGTTAGTTCTCATTCGGCATTAAATCCGTGTTTGTATAATTTCATTGGAGCAAGAACAAAAAACAGATTGAG TTCTGCTGCATCTTCAGTTAGGAAATCAGTGAGACAGCGATCAACCAGATCAAGATCAAGTTTTTCAGCGTCATGTACTTATCATAATTCGAATCGAACCAGAAT ATACCAACATATGTGA